A region from the Arcanobacterium buesumense genome encodes:
- a CDS encoding UrvD/REP family ATP-dependent DNA helicase, whose protein sequence is MSHAVPDSSQEAVIEACYEVISTGQRGCAFSILGAPGTGKTELIKRCVSEVLVAEPQSRIAVLSPDRRAASDMRNVIVEQLSVLGENIKVRSITAFAFAIVSEYAQAIGRKEPELLSGPDQDAVIRDVIDIATRFYPTAGLLGSVDPQVAQLEAFRREYRDLLTRSAELGLTAQELRELGKENHNPSWVIGGDLLEEYEKALAVQAGTGRTNPDRTDHSRIVTQAAALLQQWDNRPGEIIARKRPEWDWVFVDDISNCTLALRTLLAVMQSYGTRIVTCGDPDVGVQGYRGGIAKLPVLLERPRNLGGLGAQRFVLNHRYRGGGDMAGIIAQVSSAIHVAGSAAHRLADYQHAASCQIAGHVLLSEHDEVAYLATRMQYLHAHEGVDYSQMAVVTRSRSQHRTIRQALLDYGIPVQALPAVNPLRFQPVVAHILLLINIARGYGEDNLVSEIRQVLTGPLFELSASDLSVLLGRLHGWELVAGGNRVGEQLLATVIDEDPHSPAAQIPQFHQIRRVLANIRRSLRKGSSAEEVLWVTWDGVDKAEQWRDISLAGGKNADQANRNLDAVIQLFRIAQRLTDRDPQGAHIDDLLRVLEEQDVPEDSIARVSANDEGIILTSPSATIGRTWSHVFISQLNEGVWPNLRLRNPLTHVPELVSLVVGSQLAGRPIAAKQRMSEVLDDELRMLLYALTRATCAVEITCIQSEDIIPSRFLSWLFPDGEGALTFHSTASLTLDTPSFIGQLRQAQRRDNSKLRQVARDFLEQLNELDIEGFSQKIWVDNITYTQQEPSTEALRISPSKVENILDCPMRGILDSAHGQALGDVALANLGTLIHQIAEETVDPDLDAMKERLAQLWPTFDFGSDLVAEQLRERAESMIGKLYEYLSANPGKALRELYATIDLGDIVVSGKIDRLEYVAGADGAVRIVDFKTGKTKPSQKQGDNNAQLLIYQWLVAQGGVQMPAGMQTPTTSFGAQLVHIGTPTKTYSVTSQDALETQRYQEIEKMILNAAQAQRSQEIPAIARQQSCRSCAYKTLCPAQEGKRIFS, encoded by the coding sequence ATGTCTCACGCCGTACCTGATTCTTCGCAGGAAGCCGTTATTGAAGCGTGTTACGAGGTTATTTCTACTGGGCAACGCGGGTGCGCATTTTCTATTCTTGGTGCTCCGGGCACTGGTAAAACTGAGTTGATTAAAAGATGTGTGAGTGAAGTCTTAGTTGCTGAGCCTCAGTCACGTATTGCAGTTCTCTCCCCGGATCGTCGGGCGGCGAGTGACATGCGTAATGTTATCGTTGAACAATTATCAGTCTTGGGAGAGAACATTAAAGTGCGTTCGATTACCGCTTTTGCATTCGCTATTGTCTCGGAGTATGCACAAGCAATTGGCCGAAAAGAACCGGAACTATTGTCCGGACCGGATCAAGATGCTGTCATTCGTGACGTGATCGATATCGCTACCCGGTTTTATCCCACAGCAGGTCTTCTTGGCTCAGTTGATCCACAAGTGGCGCAGTTGGAGGCCTTCCGGCGGGAGTATCGAGATCTGCTGACGCGATCTGCAGAACTAGGGTTAACTGCCCAAGAATTGCGTGAACTCGGAAAAGAAAATCACAACCCTTCATGGGTTATCGGGGGTGATTTACTAGAAGAATATGAAAAAGCACTAGCAGTACAGGCAGGAACGGGCCGAACAAATCCCGATCGTACAGACCACTCTCGGATCGTCACTCAGGCGGCTGCACTTTTGCAACAGTGGGATAACCGTCCCGGTGAAATAATTGCGCGTAAACGTCCTGAATGGGACTGGGTATTTGTTGATGACATATCGAATTGTACGTTAGCGTTGCGAACCTTATTAGCAGTTATGCAAAGTTATGGCACTCGAATCGTAACATGCGGTGATCCGGATGTTGGCGTCCAGGGGTATCGGGGTGGAATTGCGAAATTGCCTGTATTGCTTGAACGCCCTAGAAACCTCGGTGGTTTAGGGGCGCAACGGTTTGTTTTGAACCATCGTTACCGAGGCGGCGGTGATATGGCAGGGATAATTGCTCAGGTTAGTTCCGCGATCCATGTTGCCGGATCTGCAGCTCATAGGCTAGCTGATTATCAGCATGCTGCGTCGTGTCAAATAGCTGGGCATGTTCTTTTGAGTGAGCACGATGAAGTTGCTTATTTGGCTACGCGGATGCAGTACTTACATGCCCATGAAGGGGTCGATTATTCCCAGATGGCTGTTGTTACTCGATCGCGCTCGCAGCATCGAACAATACGTCAAGCTCTATTGGACTATGGTATTCCAGTACAGGCGCTACCGGCTGTTAATCCGCTACGTTTCCAACCGGTTGTTGCTCATATACTTTTGCTTATTAATATTGCACGGGGATATGGGGAAGATAACCTCGTGTCTGAGATCCGTCAGGTTCTTACTGGCCCATTGTTTGAGCTATCTGCATCTGATTTATCCGTGCTCCTTGGGCGGTTGCATGGTTGGGAATTAGTTGCGGGTGGTAATCGGGTTGGTGAACAACTTCTGGCTACTGTCATAGATGAAGATCCGCATTCACCGGCTGCTCAAATTCCACAGTTTCACCAGATTAGGCGCGTTCTTGCCAATATTCGAAGGTCACTACGCAAAGGTTCTTCAGCGGAAGAAGTTTTATGGGTCACGTGGGATGGAGTAGATAAAGCGGAACAGTGGCGCGATATTTCTTTGGCGGGAGGAAAAAATGCAGATCAAGCTAATCGAAACTTGGATGCAGTAATTCAGCTATTTCGGATTGCACAACGGTTGACAGATCGCGATCCTCAAGGAGCGCATATAGATGATCTGTTACGAGTCTTGGAAGAACAAGATGTTCCGGAAGACTCAATTGCTCGGGTATCGGCTAATGATGAAGGAATTATCTTAACCTCACCGAGTGCAACGATCGGTCGGACATGGAGCCATGTGTTTATCTCCCAGTTAAATGAAGGAGTTTGGCCGAACCTACGGCTGCGCAATCCGCTCACACATGTGCCAGAACTTGTTTCCTTGGTGGTAGGCAGTCAACTAGCTGGCAGACCGATCGCTGCAAAACAACGAATGTCGGAAGTTTTAGATGATGAACTTCGAATGCTTTTGTATGCTCTGACTCGTGCGACGTGTGCGGTAGAAATTACCTGTATTCAATCCGAAGATATAATTCCTTCGCGTTTTCTATCGTGGCTTTTCCCAGACGGAGAGGGGGCATTAACATTCCATTCAACTGCTTCGCTGACACTAGATACGCCATCGTTTATCGGGCAATTACGTCAAGCCCAACGTCGTGATAACTCGAAACTACGACAAGTAGCGCGAGATTTCCTTGAACAACTTAATGAGTTAGATATTGAAGGGTTTTCCCAGAAAATCTGGGTAGATAACATTACATATACTCAGCAAGAACCTTCCACGGAAGCACTTCGGATTTCTCCGTCGAAAGTAGAGAATATTCTCGATTGTCCGATGCGAGGAATACTTGATTCGGCACATGGGCAGGCATTAGGTGACGTTGCTTTAGCTAATCTAGGAACGCTGATTCATCAAATTGCTGAAGAAACTGTTGATCCGGATCTTGATGCTATGAAAGAGCGATTAGCCCAATTGTGGCCGACGTTTGATTTTGGCTCCGATCTTGTCGCTGAGCAATTGCGAGAAAGAGCCGAATCAATGATCGGTAAACTTTATGAGTATCTTTCTGCGAATCCTGGAAAAGCTCTGCGCGAGTTGTATGCCACTATTGATCTTGGTGACATCGTTGTCTCAGGAAAAATTGATCGACTAGAGTATGTTGCTGGCGCTGATGGTGCAGTTCGCATTGTTGATTTCAAAACTGGTAAAACAAAACCCTCCCAAAAACAAGGTGATAACAATGCACAATTGTTGATATATCAGTGGTTAGTTGCCCAAGGAGGGGTGCAAATGCCAGCTGGGATGCAAACTCCAACAACTAGCTTTGGTGCTCAGCTTGTTCATATCGGAACTCCGACAAAAACATATTCTGTTACCAGCCAGGATGCACTAGAAACACAGCGCTATCAAGAGATCGAAAAAATGATCCTCAATGCTGCTCAAGCTCAACGATCGCAAGAAATTCCAGCGATTGCTAGGCAACAATCGTGTCGCAGTTGTGCATATAAAACACTATGCCCGGCACAGGAAGGGAAACGCATTTTCTCATGA
- a CDS encoding DUF3107 domain-containing protein, protein MDITIGIRDVAGAVNISVDMTTDEINNLVTDVLTNHKPLVLTSSDNETVFVPADALGYVQVSGASQRRVGFGFA, encoded by the coding sequence TTGGATATTACAATCGGAATCCGCGACGTTGCCGGCGCGGTGAACATTAGTGTCGATATGACTACCGACGAAATCAACAACCTTGTGACTGATGTTTTGACAAACCACAAACCACTTGTGTTGACCAGTTCAGACAATGAAACTGTGTTCGTACCAGCAGATGCCTTAGGTTACGTCCAGGTATCAGGAGCGTCCCAGCGGCGCGTCGGCTTCGGTTTCGCGTAA
- a CDS encoding DEAD/DEAH box helicase produces MTQTSGIADTSHASVPTQIEPVADIEAAGKDLNLEQKTFADYGVSAPIVSALAKKGITHPFPIQALTLPVALKGSDIIGQAKTGTGKTLGFGIPMIQRCIGPNEEGFDSLEFPGAPQGLVIVPTRELAKQVAQDLKDAGAERNVRIVEVYGGRAYEPQVKDLEKGAEIVVGTPGRLIDLMKHRTLNLSAVRTVVLDEADEMLDLGFLEDVEKILSATPPTRHTMLFSATMPGPVVAMARRYMSQATHIRAQAHDDDSSTVKAVRQVVYRTHAMNKIEVLARILQARGRGLTIIFTRTKRTASRVAEDLAARGFATGAMHGDLGQGAREQALRAFRHGKIDVLVATDVAARGIDVDNVTHVINYQAPEDEKTYIHRIGRTGRAGHSGTAITFVDWEDTPKWAVINKLLSLGMPEPVETYHTSDHLYTDLDIPAEVTGRLPKNLRTREGLAAEKLEDLGETGKSASRGRRQHGSSEHRNSRASASLSPRSASGPETKERKPRQRRRIRKTDS; encoded by the coding sequence ATGACTCAAACGTCAGGAATTGCGGATACATCACATGCATCCGTGCCAACACAAATAGAACCAGTAGCTGATATTGAAGCTGCCGGAAAAGACCTCAACCTTGAGCAAAAGACATTTGCCGACTACGGCGTATCGGCACCTATTGTCAGTGCGCTAGCCAAAAAAGGCATAACTCATCCATTCCCTATCCAAGCATTAACTTTGCCTGTTGCGTTGAAAGGTTCCGATATTATCGGTCAAGCAAAAACCGGCACAGGTAAAACCCTTGGATTTGGCATCCCCATGATCCAGCGCTGTATCGGTCCGAACGAAGAAGGATTCGACTCCCTCGAATTTCCCGGAGCACCGCAAGGCCTTGTTATCGTCCCTACTCGTGAACTTGCCAAACAAGTCGCCCAAGATCTCAAAGATGCTGGTGCTGAGCGAAACGTACGCATTGTCGAAGTCTATGGCGGACGTGCCTATGAACCTCAAGTCAAAGACTTAGAAAAAGGTGCCGAAATCGTCGTCGGAACACCAGGACGACTCATTGACTTAATGAAACATCGAACGCTAAATCTCAGTGCCGTACGAACAGTTGTTTTAGACGAAGCTGATGAAATGCTCGATTTAGGCTTCCTTGAAGACGTCGAAAAAATCCTCAGCGCTACCCCACCCACCCGCCACACGATGCTATTTTCCGCTACGATGCCAGGACCAGTTGTGGCTATGGCCCGGCGTTACATGTCTCAAGCAACTCATATCCGTGCGCAAGCCCACGATGACGATTCCAGTACCGTCAAGGCTGTTCGCCAAGTTGTTTACCGCACCCACGCAATGAACAAAATCGAAGTGCTGGCTCGTATTTTACAAGCGCGCGGACGTGGATTAACTATTATTTTCACTCGTACGAAACGAACTGCTTCGCGCGTTGCTGAAGACCTTGCGGCACGCGGTTTCGCTACTGGTGCGATGCACGGCGATCTAGGACAGGGCGCACGAGAACAAGCATTGCGTGCTTTTAGGCATGGCAAGATTGACGTTTTAGTTGCTACCGACGTCGCCGCCCGCGGTATCGACGTCGATAACGTTACCCATGTTATTAACTACCAGGCACCGGAAGATGAGAAAACATACATTCATCGTATCGGGCGCACAGGTCGCGCTGGCCACTCCGGTACCGCGATTACGTTCGTTGACTGGGAAGATACCCCGAAATGGGCTGTTATTAATAAACTGCTCTCACTGGGTATGCCAGAACCGGTAGAAACCTACCATACTTCTGATCATCTGTACACAGATTTGGATATTCCAGCAGAGGTTACTGGCCGGTTGCCTAAAAATCTACGCACCCGCGAAGGTCTGGCGGCTGAAAAGCTTGAAGACCTTGGAGAAACAGGTAAGAGCGCTAGCCGCGGCAGACGGCAGCACGGCTCCTCTGAGCACCGTAATTCGCGTGCTTCTGCATCGCTTTCACCACGCTCAGCCAGCGGACCGGAAACAAAAGAACGCAAACCCCGTCAGCGTCGACGAATTCGTAAAACAGATTCGTAA
- a CDS encoding MarC family protein: protein MSFDTTLFVSAFATLVVIIDPPGNLPIFLALTAKASERNRRRIAFQANFIAGILLLLFGFFGFTVFNALGISAPALQLSGGLLLLLIALQLLTGQEEDPGESDGDLHVAMVPLGMPLLAGPGSIVAFMLLIDDAGHDWARIVTTVLGLVTVLTISWLSMRFANPILKLLGESGIMLLTRLSGMLLAAIAAQLMINGIIAIVNTNFLT from the coding sequence GTGTCATTCGATACGACGTTGTTCGTCTCAGCTTTTGCAACACTCGTTGTCATTATTGATCCTCCGGGGAACTTGCCCATCTTTCTGGCTCTCACGGCGAAAGCTTCTGAGCGCAACCGTCGGCGGATTGCTTTTCAAGCAAATTTCATCGCCGGAATTTTGTTGTTACTCTTTGGGTTTTTCGGGTTTACGGTTTTTAATGCCCTGGGCATTTCCGCGCCAGCATTGCAGCTTTCGGGCGGTTTGTTGCTTTTGTTAATCGCACTCCAATTACTGACCGGACAAGAAGAAGACCCAGGAGAGTCAGATGGTGACTTACATGTAGCGATGGTTCCGCTAGGAATGCCGTTGCTCGCCGGACCAGGATCTATCGTTGCTTTTATGTTGCTTATTGACGACGCTGGTCACGATTGGGCCAGGATCGTCACCACGGTTCTCGGATTAGTAACAGTATTGACGATTTCTTGGCTATCGATGCGATTTGCGAATCCTATTTTGAAACTTTTGGGCGAATCGGGAATCATGCTATTGACTCGACTTTCTGGAATGTTGCTAGCCGCGATTGCGGCACAGCTGATGATTAATGGAATTATCGCTATCGTCAATACGAATTTCCTTACCTAA
- a CDS encoding PHP domain-containing protein — translation MKIDLHTHSTCSDGTDSPAKLIEQAHAAHVDVVGITDHDTVAGWDEASQAASQLGVKLVRGMELTATCHGVRVHILGYLFDPHHRAVQEHIRTVQASRVNRARLITERLAEDFPITFDDVVAQAAPGAVLGRPHIADALVAAGVIANRSQAFARLLASSSPYYVSQYAPTAREVVEFIGVAGGKTVWAHPRAMARGKVAPDSAFAELAQAGLFGIEVDHRDNPADTRPALADIVKEYGLARFGSSDYHGTGKPNELGENTTARDVYYELIDGTFAEVI, via the coding sequence ATGAAGATTGACCTGCACACCCATAGCACATGTTCAGATGGCACTGATTCTCCTGCGAAACTCATCGAGCAAGCTCATGCGGCACATGTTGATGTTGTCGGAATCACTGATCATGATACGGTTGCTGGCTGGGATGAAGCTAGCCAAGCTGCGTCACAGTTGGGAGTAAAACTCGTGCGTGGCATGGAACTAACTGCAACCTGTCATGGGGTGCGTGTTCATATTTTGGGCTACTTATTCGATCCGCATCATCGGGCAGTCCAAGAGCATATTCGAACAGTGCAAGCTTCGCGAGTAAATCGTGCGCGACTGATTACTGAGCGGCTTGCTGAAGACTTTCCCATCACGTTCGATGACGTTGTTGCCCAAGCGGCACCGGGTGCAGTTTTAGGTCGTCCACATATCGCAGATGCTCTTGTGGCAGCAGGAGTGATTGCGAATCGTTCCCAGGCTTTTGCACGGTTATTGGCGAGTTCCTCGCCATATTATGTGAGTCAATATGCGCCCACAGCTAGAGAGGTTGTGGAGTTTATTGGCGTAGCTGGTGGTAAAACGGTGTGGGCACATCCGCGTGCTATGGCTCGCGGTAAAGTTGCTCCAGATAGCGCGTTTGCCGAGCTGGCGCAAGCTGGGTTGTTTGGAATTGAAGTAGATCACCGTGACAATCCTGCCGATACACGGCCGGCGTTGGCTGATATTGTTAAAGAGTATGGGCTTGCAAGGTTTGGTTCGTCCGACTATCACGGGACGGGAAAACCTAACGAGCTCGGGGAAAACACCACGGCTCGTGACGTATATTATGAGCTTATTGATGGGACTTTCGCGGAGGTTATCTAG
- a CDS encoding aminopeptidase P family protein, translating into MSDEKQTLEERAHNRTQRPQSDAFRSFIGEDWGQRPTGPQRGAVADYLPARHLKLGSQFIGERLVFPAGDLQVRSNDTDYRFRAHSAFAHLTGLGGEDEPGAVLVLEPRNTENRTPDATHDAVLYFHPRSSRSSEEFYADSRHGEFWVGARLSAEEMATLTGLKIAHIDSLRDNLAKDLGEVNIRVIPDADAQVTELVQQLRIENGLESDAQEMNAKLAEAASELRLIKDEYEISEMRKAVDVTAAGFDEIVASFPRARTHWRGERVIEGAFFAKAREEGNGLGYDTIAAAGNHANTLHWIKNDGPLVDGTLMLIDAGAEVDSLYTADITRTLPVSGKFSPTQRKVYDAVLEACDYALEVASQPGVRFRDVHAAAMTVIARHLEQWGILPVSAEESLIPENQYHRRWMPHGTSHHLGLDVHDCAQAKRELYQDAVLEEGMVFTIEPGLYFREDDLKVPAEFRGIGVRIEDDIVITATGAERISNHIPRTADDVEAWMARLAQ; encoded by the coding sequence ATGAGTGATGAAAAACAAACTTTAGAAGAGCGTGCCCACAACCGCACGCAACGTCCACAAAGTGACGCATTTCGTTCGTTCATTGGCGAGGATTGGGGACAACGCCCCACTGGCCCACAACGCGGTGCAGTAGCTGATTATTTACCTGCCCGTCATCTTAAACTCGGCTCACAGTTTATTGGCGAACGTTTGGTTTTCCCAGCAGGAGATCTCCAGGTTCGTTCTAACGATACCGATTACCGCTTCCGCGCCCATTCGGCCTTTGCTCATTTAACTGGCTTAGGTGGCGAAGATGAACCCGGAGCAGTACTAGTACTTGAACCGCGCAATACAGAAAACCGCACTCCGGATGCCACCCATGACGCCGTACTGTATTTCCATCCGCGTTCCTCGCGTTCCTCTGAAGAGTTTTACGCTGATTCTCGCCATGGCGAATTTTGGGTGGGTGCTCGCCTTTCCGCCGAAGAAATGGCGACATTAACCGGACTTAAAATTGCACATATTGATTCACTGCGTGACAACCTGGCAAAAGATCTTGGGGAAGTAAATATTCGCGTTATCCCCGACGCCGATGCTCAGGTTACGGAACTGGTTCAACAGTTGCGCATAGAAAACGGTCTTGAATCTGATGCTCAAGAGATGAACGCGAAACTTGCGGAAGCCGCCTCTGAACTGCGCCTTATTAAAGACGAGTATGAAATTTCCGAAATGCGCAAAGCAGTAGACGTCACTGCCGCTGGTTTTGATGAAATTGTTGCTTCTTTCCCACGCGCTCGCACACATTGGCGCGGTGAACGTGTTATCGAAGGCGCTTTCTTCGCCAAAGCCCGCGAAGAAGGTAATGGCTTAGGTTATGATACGATTGCTGCAGCAGGAAATCATGCAAATACCTTGCACTGGATCAAAAATGATGGTCCGCTTGTTGATGGAACGTTGATGCTTATTGATGCCGGCGCTGAAGTTGATTCGCTTTATACCGCTGATATCACTCGCACCTTGCCAGTATCTGGAAAATTCAGCCCCACACAACGCAAAGTATATGACGCTGTTCTTGAGGCCTGTGATTACGCCCTTGAAGTTGCTTCACAACCTGGTGTGCGGTTCCGTGACGTGCATGCCGCAGCCATGACTGTGATTGCCCGCCATCTTGAACAGTGGGGTATTTTGCCAGTTTCCGCTGAGGAATCTCTCATCCCGGAAAACCAGTATCATCGCCGGTGGATGCCGCATGGCACCTCCCATCATCTAGGTCTTGACGTCCACGATTGCGCCCAGGCTAAACGTGAACTGTATCAAGATGCAGTACTAGAAGAGGGCATGGTCTTTACCATCGAACCCGGATTATACTTCCGCGAGGATGATCTTAAGGTTCCCGCAGAATTCCGTGGAATTGGCGTTCGTATTGAGGATGACATCGTCATCACCGCTACCGGTGCAGAGCGTATCTCTAACCATATTCCGCGTACTGCAGATGATGTTGAAGCTTGGATGGCACGCCTCGCTCAATAA
- a CDS encoding magnesium transporter MgtE N-terminal domain-containing protein: MSTQKPSRVFVGRLAGADVFDPIGDRVGKVNDVVVVFRLRGAPLAVGLTVEVAGKRRVFVPLTRVTAMKNGQVITTGVVNMRRFTQRPVETMAVGELLDRQVTIVETGELAEVEDLAIEQTRAREWRVTTLYVRMARGTKDAGNTLLIPTTSVRGLATKVSNQGATGLLAQISGLKAPDVADILRDLPEDRLLAVAHELSDERLADILEELGDDDRVAIMESLDVDRAADVLEVMQPDDAADLVNELPVAQAEALLDRMEPEEARDVRRLMSYSERSAGGLMTTDPIILPPDSSVAMALAQARRPELPPALASIIFVTRPPHESPTGRYLGVVHLQRALREPPSNMIGGIVEQVETLAPEDGIGTITRLLATYNLTALPVLADEMLVGAVSVDDVLDHLLPDDWREADEAELDEAVDAQHSYDEEEGD; this comes from the coding sequence ATGAGCACTCAAAAACCATCGCGCGTATTTGTTGGGCGCCTTGCTGGTGCCGATGTTTTCGACCCCATTGGTGATCGAGTAGGTAAGGTCAACGATGTGGTGGTGGTTTTCCGATTACGTGGCGCCCCGCTGGCGGTTGGTCTCACTGTTGAAGTTGCCGGAAAGCGACGTGTTTTTGTTCCGTTAACACGCGTGACAGCAATGAAAAATGGTCAAGTCATCACTACTGGCGTGGTCAATATGCGCCGATTTACCCAACGACCAGTTGAAACAATGGCTGTCGGGGAGCTTCTTGACCGCCAAGTAACGATCGTGGAAACTGGTGAGCTTGCCGAAGTTGAGGATTTGGCGATTGAGCAAACGCGTGCCCGCGAATGGCGAGTGACAACACTTTACGTTCGAATGGCTCGCGGAACGAAGGACGCAGGTAATACGCTTCTTATTCCGACGACGTCGGTGCGCGGCTTAGCAACAAAAGTATCGAACCAAGGCGCTACAGGCTTGTTAGCCCAAATTTCTGGACTCAAGGCGCCTGACGTTGCAGATATTTTGCGTGACTTACCAGAAGACCGCCTGCTTGCTGTGGCTCATGAGTTATCCGATGAACGCCTAGCAGACATTCTGGAAGAGCTGGGTGACGACGATCGAGTAGCCATTATGGAATCACTTGACGTCGATCGTGCAGCAGACGTTTTGGAAGTTATGCAACCTGACGACGCTGCGGACTTAGTTAACGAACTTCCTGTTGCTCAAGCTGAAGCACTTTTGGATCGTATGGAACCAGAAGAAGCACGTGATGTGCGGCGGTTGATGAGCTATTCGGAACGTTCTGCCGGTGGTTTGATGACTACTGACCCAATTATTCTGCCACCAGACTCATCCGTAGCGATGGCTCTTGCGCAAGCTCGACGCCCCGAATTGCCACCAGCTTTGGCATCCATCATTTTCGTTACTCGCCCGCCCCATGAATCTCCTACTGGCCGGTATTTGGGTGTCGTCCATCTGCAACGCGCATTACGTGAACCACCGTCGAATATGATCGGCGGTATTGTGGAACAGGTTGAGACGCTTGCCCCAGAAGATGGTATTGGAACGATAACCCGACTGCTAGCTACCTATAATTTGACTGCCTTGCCAGTCTTAGCTGATGAAATGCTTGTTGGGGCTGTTTCCGTCGATGACGTTCTTGACCACTTGTTGCCAGATGACTGGCGCGAAGCCGATGAGGCTGAACTTGATGAAGCTGTCGATGCACAGCATAGTTACGATGAGGAGGAGGGTGACTAA
- a CDS encoding DUF1003 domain-containing protein, translated as MGNFDEPSDKRSRRSKKVRWDPESVGVISERIARFSGTPQFLVYLTIFVFVWLAWNTWGPDSMRFDSAELGFTALTLMLSLQASYAAPLILLAQNRQDDRDRVTAQQDRLTAERNLADTEFITREIASLRLAINDIATRDFVRSEIRDQLGIYRETNSDLETELQEKDEQIAKLEAKIAQILALQEHTEKKVD; from the coding sequence ATGGGAAACTTCGATGAACCATCGGATAAGCGTTCACGCCGAAGTAAGAAAGTTCGGTGGGATCCAGAGTCTGTTGGAGTTATTTCGGAACGTATTGCTCGTTTTTCAGGTACTCCCCAATTTCTTGTTTATCTAACGATTTTTGTGTTCGTTTGGCTAGCGTGGAATACCTGGGGTCCTGACTCTATGCGGTTTGACTCCGCCGAGCTAGGATTCACGGCATTAACGCTGATGCTCTCATTGCAAGCATCGTATGCTGCCCCACTTATTTTGTTAGCACAAAACCGCCAAGATGATCGCGATCGCGTCACCGCTCAACAAGACAGACTGACTGCGGAACGTAACTTAGCAGATACCGAGTTCATTACCCGGGAGATCGCATCTTTACGTCTCGCAATCAACGATATTGCCACCCGTGACTTTGTTCGTTCAGAAATTCGCGATCAACTTGGGATATATCGAGAAACAAATAGTGACCTTGAAACTGAACTACAAGAAAAGGACGAACAAATTGCCAAACTCGAAGCGAAAATTGCTCAGATTTTAGCCCTACAAGAACATACCGAAAAGAAGGTAGACTAA